One Synechococcus sp. CC9605 genomic window carries:
- a CDS encoding single-stranded DNA-binding protein — MGVNSVTLVGRAGRDPEVRYFESGSMVANLTMAVNRRSRDDEPDWFNLEIWGKQAQVAADYVKKGSLLGIIGSFKLDRWTDRASGEERSKPVVRVDRLELLGSKRDNQEAAGSFGGHASDEEIPF, encoded by the coding sequence ATGGGCGTTAATTCCGTCACCCTCGTCGGCCGTGCAGGCCGCGATCCCGAAGTGCGTTATTTCGAGTCCGGCAGCATGGTGGCCAACCTCACCATGGCAGTGAACCGTCGCAGCCGCGATGACGAACCCGACTGGTTCAACCTTGAGATCTGGGGCAAGCAGGCCCAGGTCGCCGCGGACTATGTGAAGAAGGGGTCACTACTCGGCATCATCGGCAGCTTCAAGCTGGACCGCTGGACCGACCGCGCCAGCGGCGAAGAGCGCAGCAAACCCGTGGTCCGTGTGGATCGGCTCGAACTGCTCGGATCCAAACGCGACAACCAGGAAGCGGCCGGCAGCTTTGGCGGCCATGCCTCCGATGAGGAGATTCCCTTCTAA
- a CDS encoding rod shape-determining protein, translating to MFFRRFQLSRDIGIDLGTANTLIYVSGRGIVLQEPSVVALDLERGTTMAVGDEAKLMLGRTPGNIRAVRPLRDGVIADFDAAEQMLKTFITKGNEGRGIMAPRLVVGIPSGVTGVERRAVREAGMAGAREVHLIDEPVAAAIGAGLPVTEPVGTMIVDIGGGTTEVAVLSLGGTVLSESVRVAGDEISDSIGVYLKKVHNMVVGERTAEEIKIRIGSAFPDDEFDQQSMDVRGLHLLSGLPRTINLKAGDLREAIAEPLNVIVEAVKRTLERTPPELAADIVDRGIMLAGGGALVRGISDLISHETGIFVHIAEDPLLCVVNGCGQVLEDWKRLQRVVDTPEFVRSAAGA from the coding sequence GTGTTCTTCCGTCGTTTCCAGCTGTCGCGCGACATCGGCATCGACCTGGGCACCGCTAATACCCTGATTTATGTCTCCGGCCGGGGCATCGTGCTTCAAGAGCCCTCCGTGGTGGCTCTAGACCTCGAGCGTGGCACCACCATGGCCGTAGGTGATGAAGCTAAGTTGATGCTTGGCCGCACCCCCGGAAACATCCGGGCCGTCCGCCCGTTACGCGATGGGGTGATTGCCGATTTCGATGCCGCTGAGCAGATGCTCAAAACCTTCATCACCAAGGGAAATGAAGGCCGCGGCATCATGGCTCCTCGCCTCGTGGTCGGCATTCCTAGTGGTGTGACCGGTGTGGAGCGCCGCGCCGTTCGCGAAGCCGGCATGGCCGGGGCTCGCGAGGTTCACCTGATCGATGAGCCGGTGGCAGCCGCCATCGGTGCTGGTCTTCCCGTCACCGAGCCCGTTGGAACGATGATTGTGGACATCGGTGGCGGCACCACCGAGGTTGCGGTGTTGAGCCTTGGTGGAACGGTGCTGAGTGAATCCGTGCGTGTTGCTGGCGATGAGATCAGCGATTCCATCGGCGTCTACTTGAAAAAGGTGCACAACATGGTCGTCGGCGAGCGCACGGCCGAGGAGATCAAGATCCGCATCGGCTCCGCCTTCCCCGACGACGAGTTCGATCAGCAGTCGATGGATGTGCGTGGCCTGCATCTCCTCTCCGGTTTGCCCCGCACGATCAACCTCAAGGCCGGTGATCTGCGTGAAGCGATTGCCGAGCCGCTCAACGTGATTGTGGAAGCGGTGAAGCGAACTCTGGAGCGCACGCCCCCTGAGTTGGCAGCCGACATCGTGGATCGGGGCATCATGTTGGCCGGTGGTGGCGCGCTGGTGCGGGGCATCAGCGACCTGATCAGCCACGAGACCGGCATTTTTGTGCACATTGCCGAAGACCCTCTCCTCTGTGTGGTGAATGGTTGTGGCCAGGTTCTGGAGGACTGGAAACGTCTGCAGCGGGTGGTTGACACTCCTGAATTCGTTCGCTCCGCCGCAGGCGCCTGA
- a CDS encoding hercynine metabolism protein: MSSWLEQLERELDARLSAFLRNNPVQDQLFSEQHLKDRAGALQRQRQQLQGEAKQQRQQLLRLAEDVRAWRSRVDRAKAAGAADLAGRAEQHLTSLMNQGRSLWVDLEDLGRRFNEVERQLKELQQQQEKPSTSTLEKDWALFEAEQELEQLRRDSGLG; this comes from the coding sequence ATGAGCAGCTGGCTGGAGCAGTTGGAACGGGAGCTGGACGCCAGGCTCTCCGCCTTTCTGCGCAATAACCCCGTCCAGGACCAGCTGTTCAGCGAGCAGCACTTGAAGGACCGAGCTGGCGCCCTGCAACGGCAACGCCAACAACTGCAAGGCGAAGCAAAGCAGCAACGCCAACAGCTGCTGCGACTGGCAGAGGACGTGCGGGCCTGGCGCAGCCGAGTGGACCGTGCCAAGGCGGCCGGCGCAGCCGATCTGGCCGGACGAGCCGAACAACATCTCACCAGCCTGATGAACCAGGGACGTTCCCTCTGGGTCGACCTAGAGGATCTGGGACGCCGCTTCAACGAGGTGGAGCGACAGCTGAAAGAGCTTCAGCAGCAACAGGAAAAGCCCAGCACCTCAACACTCGAGAAGGACTGGGCGTTGTTTGAAGCGGAACAGGAGCTGGAACAGCTGCGCCGCGACTCTGGGCTGGGTTAG
- a CDS encoding DedA family protein: MGLSDLITQLPELIGQAVEANQWLGYTAIFAAMFLENLFPPIPSELIMPLGGFYVQQGQLDLVPVVLAGLLGTVLGALPWYGIGRLINEERIEAWLQRHGRWIGISADELARSRRWFSRYGTALVFWGRLVPGIRTLISVPAGIEMMPMAPFLVWTTAGSLIWTALLTVAGMVLGEGYSNVEIWIDPVSKAVKVLLVVAVLAGTIWLGLRIWRRRQSSD, translated from the coding sequence ATGGGGCTTTCTGATCTGATCACGCAGCTACCGGAGTTGATCGGCCAGGCGGTGGAGGCGAACCAGTGGCTCGGTTACACCGCGATCTTCGCGGCGATGTTTCTCGAGAATCTGTTCCCGCCGATTCCATCCGAGCTGATCATGCCCCTCGGGGGCTTTTACGTGCAGCAGGGTCAGTTGGATCTGGTGCCTGTGGTGCTGGCCGGTTTGCTGGGGACGGTCCTCGGTGCCCTGCCCTGGTACGGGATCGGACGGTTGATCAATGAGGAACGGATCGAAGCTTGGTTGCAACGCCACGGTCGCTGGATTGGCATCAGTGCCGATGAGTTGGCCCGCAGCCGCCGCTGGTTCAGCCGCTACGGCACCGCCCTGGTGTTCTGGGGGCGATTGGTGCCTGGCATTCGTACGCTGATATCGGTCCCAGCGGGCATTGAAATGATGCCGATGGCGCCGTTCCTTGTCTGGACCACCGCCGGCAGCCTGATCTGGACGGCCCTACTCACCGTGGCCGGCATGGTTCTTGGAGAGGGCTACAGCAATGTTGAGATTTGGATTGACCCTGTCTCCAAGGCCGTGAAGGTGTTGCTGGTGGTGGCGGTGCTGGCGGGCACGATCTGGTTGGGTCTGCGCATCTGGCGCCGGCGTCAGTCGTCCGACTGA
- the rpaB gene encoding response regulator transcription factor RpaB, with amino-acid sequence MTGDLPSQPKATILVVDDEAAVRRVLVMRLQLSGYRVICAEDGEEALEMYHNESPDLVVLDVMLPKLDGFAVCRRLRAESCVPIIFLSAVEAISERVAGLDLGADDYLPKPFSPKELEARISTILRRVGRGNAVIESRELPTGQGVLRLGDLVVDTNRRQVTRGSERINLTYTEFSLLELLFRDPGHVVPRAEILEQLWGYPPRRAADLRVVDVYVARLRGKLEPDPRNPELILTVRGIGYASQRMGEAFAAG; translated from the coding sequence ATGACGGGCGACTTGCCCTCACAACCGAAAGCCACCATTCTTGTCGTTGATGACGAGGCTGCAGTTCGGCGAGTTTTGGTGATGCGCCTGCAGCTGTCGGGCTACCGCGTTATTTGCGCCGAAGACGGCGAAGAGGCCCTGGAGATGTACCACAACGAGTCGCCCGATCTGGTGGTGCTCGATGTGATGCTGCCCAAGCTGGATGGTTTTGCAGTTTGCCGGCGCCTGAGGGCCGAATCCTGTGTACCAATCATTTTCCTCTCCGCTGTTGAAGCGATCTCCGAGCGAGTCGCTGGATTGGATTTGGGCGCAGACGATTATTTGCCCAAACCCTTCAGCCCCAAGGAACTGGAAGCTCGTATTTCAACAATTTTGCGCCGGGTGGGTCGGGGCAATGCTGTCATTGAAAGCCGTGAATTGCCCACGGGGCAAGGAGTTTTGCGGCTCGGTGACCTGGTTGTGGACACCAACAGACGCCAAGTCACCCGAGGTTCTGAGCGAATTAACCTCACCTACACGGAATTCAGCCTTTTGGAGTTGCTGTTCCGCGATCCCGGACACGTTGTGCCCCGGGCAGAAATTCTTGAGCAACTTTGGGGCTATCCCCCCCGGCGTGCTGCAGACCTTCGCGTGGTTGATGTCTATGTGGCGCGGTTGCGCGGAAAACTGGAGCCTGATCCCCGCAATCCCGAGCTGATCCTTACGGTGCGGGGCATTGGTTATGCCTCTCAGCGCATGGGCGAGGCCTTCGCTGCCGGGTGA
- a CDS encoding ABC transporter substrate-binding protein: MRLNRRDLLLGAAAFGLAACAPRNQKSRAIELWTLQLAPKFNPYFADVLGAWSRFHPGAPVRWTDLPWGSVERKLLAAVFARTAPDVVNLNPPFAANLASKGGLADLTPLLPAEAAGRYLPSVWQACHDPDAGQIAVPWYLTVRLSLVNRALLDQAGIAAPPSHWDQVPAFARRIRERTGRYGLFLTTVPDDSAELLETLVQMGVTLLDSRRRAAFDSPAGLRAFRFWSDLYREGLLPREVVSQGQRRAIELFQSGDLALAATGAEFLRSIQTNAPGVAAVTEPHPPLIGADGTANVALMTLAVPRQSQRVQEAVDLALFLTNAYQQARFAAEARVLPSSIEALVRVRRELEQQVPATDAERQIRQARLLSASTLDRARVLVPAMPGIKRLQKILYTQMQRAMLAQVSPEQALAAAASEWNRYARSRWPEVAGNS, from the coding sequence ATGAGGCTCAACCGCCGGGATCTGCTGCTGGGGGCAGCGGCCTTCGGGCTGGCGGCCTGTGCTCCCAGGAACCAAAAGAGCAGGGCAATCGAGTTGTGGACCCTGCAATTGGCCCCCAAGTTCAATCCCTATTTCGCGGATGTTCTTGGGGCATGGAGCCGTTTCCATCCGGGCGCACCTGTGCGCTGGACGGATCTGCCCTGGGGGTCCGTGGAACGCAAGTTGCTGGCAGCGGTGTTCGCCCGCACGGCCCCGGACGTGGTGAACCTCAATCCGCCCTTCGCGGCCAATCTGGCCAGCAAAGGTGGCCTGGCCGACTTGACCCCGCTGCTGCCGGCTGAGGCCGCTGGTCGCTATCTGCCCTCGGTGTGGCAAGCCTGTCATGACCCCGATGCCGGGCAGATCGCTGTGCCCTGGTATCTCACGGTGCGACTGAGTCTGGTGAATCGGGCGCTGTTGGATCAAGCCGGCATTGCAGCACCGCCCAGCCACTGGGATCAGGTGCCCGCCTTCGCGCGTCGTATCCGCGAGCGCACGGGCCGTTACGGGCTGTTCCTCACCACCGTGCCGGATGACTCGGCCGAGCTCCTCGAAACCCTGGTGCAGATGGGGGTGACCCTGCTGGATTCCCGACGCCGGGCTGCGTTCGACAGCCCGGCGGGGCTTCGGGCCTTCCGTTTTTGGAGTGATCTCTACCGGGAGGGGTTGTTGCCTCGGGAGGTGGTGAGTCAGGGGCAACGCCGTGCGATCGAGTTGTTCCAGAGTGGTGATCTCGCCCTGGCGGCCACGGGGGCGGAGTTCCTGCGCAGCATCCAGACCAATGCGCCTGGGGTTGCTGCGGTGACGGAGCCCCATCCCCCGCTGATCGGTGCAGATGGCACGGCCAATGTGGCCTTGATGACGTTGGCGGTGCCGCGTCAGAGCCAGCGCGTCCAGGAGGCCGTCGATCTGGCGCTGTTCCTGACCAATGCCTATCAGCAGGCGCGCTTTGCCGCTGAGGCGCGGGTGTTGCCGTCGTCGATTGAGGCCTTGGTCCGGGTGCGGCGTGAATTGGAGCAACAGGTTCCTGCCACCGATGCGGAGCGTCAGATTCGCCAGGCTCGATTGCTCTCGGCCAGCACGTTGGATCGTGCCCGGGTGTTGGTGCCGGCCATGCCGGGGATCAAGCGCCTGCAGAAGATCCTTTACACCCAGATGCAGCGGGCGATGTTGGCCCAGGTCAGCCCTGAACAAGCCCTTGCAGCCGCGGCGTCGGAATGGAATCGATATGCCCGTTCGCGATGGCCTGAGGTCGCCGGCAATTCTTAA
- the egtD gene encoding L-histidine N(alpha)-methyltransferase, which yields MSISLINLHPSPADLQQLVQDGLKRSPRQLPAWLLYDAEGSRLFAEICKQPEYTLTNREIALLELHADAIAAATGPGMVVEFGIGNARKVDPLLTALGSSVFAALDISLSALKEALSGLAARHPNTAMVGICCDHTRLEQLPQHPALNGQRRIGFFPGSSLGNFTPEEAVDFLRNARQLLAGGPLLLGLDQPREQSLMEAAYDDAAGFSAAFALNLLQRLNRELQGDADPAQFRYRARWQEQQQRIEMALVSTQDQTVHLAGETWVFKKDDAWITEHSVKYSSGTAADLANQAGWRIESSWEDPHQQMALHLLLPAD from the coding sequence ATGAGCATCAGCCTGATCAACCTCCATCCATCGCCAGCAGATCTGCAGCAGCTGGTGCAGGACGGCTTGAAGCGCAGCCCTCGGCAGCTCCCAGCCTGGCTGCTTTACGACGCCGAGGGATCCCGGCTGTTCGCTGAGATCTGCAAGCAACCGGAATACACACTCACCAACCGGGAGATAGCCCTGCTGGAGCTGCACGCTGACGCCATCGCCGCCGCCACGGGCCCCGGAATGGTGGTGGAATTCGGAATCGGCAATGCCCGCAAGGTGGATCCGCTGCTCACAGCCCTCGGCAGCAGCGTCTTCGCCGCCTTGGACATCAGCCTCAGCGCCCTAAAGGAGGCCCTCTCCGGCCTCGCGGCCCGGCACCCCAACACCGCCATGGTGGGCATCTGCTGTGACCACACCCGCCTTGAGCAGCTACCGCAGCATCCCGCCCTGAACGGCCAGCGGCGCATCGGCTTCTTTCCTGGCAGCTCCCTGGGCAACTTCACCCCAGAGGAGGCTGTTGACTTTCTGCGCAATGCCCGGCAGCTGCTGGCTGGAGGGCCGCTGCTGCTGGGGCTGGATCAACCGCGGGAACAGTCCCTTATGGAAGCCGCCTATGACGATGCCGCCGGCTTCTCCGCCGCCTTCGCCCTCAACCTGCTGCAGCGGCTGAACCGCGAGCTTCAGGGCGATGCCGATCCCGCGCAGTTCCGCTACCGGGCCCGCTGGCAAGAGCAGCAGCAACGGATCGAAATGGCGCTGGTGAGCACGCAGGATCAAACCGTGCATCTGGCCGGCGAAACCTGGGTCTTCAAGAAAGACGACGCCTGGATCACTGAACACAGCGTCAAATACTCCTCAGGAACTGCAGCCGACCTTGCAAACCAGGCCGGATGGCGGATTGAGAGCAGCTGGGAGGATCCGCACCAGCAAATGGCTCTGCATCTGCTTTTGCCGGCAGACTGA
- a CDS encoding hercynine metabolism small protein — MKSDERRQAIKQQREQLIQDLEAVYMAAFDRLGELEGEVGEVKAAQLTQMILNSKTAAIEPLEKEIEKPVITTPGEA, encoded by the coding sequence ATGAAATCAGACGAACGGCGTCAGGCGATCAAGCAACAGCGTGAACAGCTGATCCAAGACCTGGAAGCGGTGTACATGGCGGCCTTTGATCGCCTGGGGGAATTGGAAGGTGAAGTGGGAGAAGTGAAAGCGGCGCAGCTCACCCAGATGATCCTCAACTCCAAAACAGCCGCAATCGAGCCCCTGGAGAAAGAAATCGAAAAACCAGTGATCACCACCCCAGGCGAGGCATGA
- the egtB gene encoding ergothioneine biosynthesis protein EgtB, translated as MLLDTLLAVRRRSEALIAYLEPEDLMLQGMADASPPKWHLGHTTWFFDTFVLQPHAAGHQACDPLWSYQFNSYYEAVGARHPRPQRGLLSRPAIADVLAWRQRVDAGLETLLQDPPEGVKALVELGLQHEQQHQELLLMDLLDGFQRQPLEPVYGPEAELKLQVAPEQWLPCTGGLAEIGHQGDGFHFDNETPRHRVWLEPFELSSTLVSNAAYAAFIADGGYQRPELWMSEGWALVQQHQWQAPRYWREEHTEFSLAGRRRRDPQAPVRHLSWFEADAFARWSGGRLPTEAEWEHALGLHGSAMKHAHRVLWQWTASAYSPYPGFRPVEGAIGEYNGKFMSSQMVLRGSSWLTPKKHERDSYRNFFPPASRWMASGIRLAR; from the coding sequence GTGCTGCTGGACACTCTGCTGGCGGTGCGGCGCCGCAGCGAAGCTCTGATTGCGTATCTGGAGCCAGAAGATCTGATGCTCCAGGGAATGGCGGATGCCAGCCCGCCGAAATGGCATTTAGGCCACACCACCTGGTTCTTCGACACCTTCGTGCTGCAACCCCATGCAGCTGGACATCAAGCCTGCGACCCGCTCTGGAGCTATCAGTTCAACTCCTATTACGAAGCCGTCGGCGCACGCCATCCCCGGCCGCAGCGCGGTCTGCTCAGCCGCCCTGCGATCGCCGACGTACTGGCCTGGCGGCAACGGGTGGATGCCGGGCTGGAAACACTGCTGCAGGACCCGCCCGAGGGTGTAAAAGCACTGGTGGAGCTGGGGCTGCAGCACGAACAGCAGCACCAGGAACTATTGCTGATGGACCTCCTGGATGGCTTCCAGCGCCAACCATTGGAGCCCGTCTACGGCCCAGAGGCCGAGCTGAAATTACAGGTAGCGCCAGAGCAATGGCTGCCCTGCACCGGCGGTTTGGCAGAGATCGGCCATCAGGGTGACGGGTTTCACTTCGACAACGAAACGCCACGGCATCGGGTTTGGCTGGAGCCGTTCGAGCTGAGCAGCACCCTGGTGAGCAACGCTGCCTATGCCGCCTTCATCGCTGACGGGGGCTATCAAAGACCCGAGCTGTGGATGAGTGAAGGCTGGGCCTTGGTGCAACAGCACCAGTGGCAGGCGCCGCGCTACTGGAGGGAGGAGCACACAGAATTCAGCTTGGCGGGCCGTCGCCGCCGCGATCCCCAAGCGCCGGTGCGTCACCTGAGCTGGTTTGAGGCAGATGCCTTTGCCCGCTGGAGTGGAGGCCGACTCCCCACCGAAGCGGAATGGGAGCACGCCTTGGGCCTGCATGGCAGCGCCATGAAGCACGCCCACCGGGTGCTCTGGCAGTGGACCGCCAGTGCTTACAGCCCCTATCCCGGGTTTCGCCCAGTGGAAGGGGCGATCGGCGAATACAACGGCAAATTCATGAGCTCCCAGATGGTGCTGCGAGGCAGTAGCTGGCTCACCCCCAAAAAACACGAACGCGACAGCTATCGGAATTTCTTCCCACCAGCGAGCCGCTGGATGGCCTCTGGAATCCGTCTGGCCCGATGA
- the lysS gene encoding lysine--tRNA ligase: protein MSELRDTRLEKARTLEELGQGPYALTFSPSHRMAELQVTHADLPKGEERDVSVSVAGRVMTRRVMGKLAFFTLADETGSIQLFLEKAGLEAQQEGWFKQITSLVDSGDWLGVSGTLRRTDRGELSVKVSDWRMLTKALQPLPDKWHGLADVEKRYRQRYLDLVVSPDSRETFRRRARLVSGIRRWLDQRDFLEIETPVLQSEPGGADARPFETHHNALDLPLTLRIATELHLKRLVVGGFERVYELGRIFRNEGVSTRHNPEFTSVEIYQAYSDYVGMMELTEQMVSAVCEEVCGTTTITYQGTEIDLAPPWRRATMHELVQDATGLDFNGFSSREEAAAAMTAKGLHAPELADSVGRLLNEAFEQAVETTLIQPTFVTDYPVEISPLARPHRSKPGLVERFELFIVGREHANAFSELTDPVDQRQRLEAQQARKAAGDLEAQGLDEDFVMALEVGMPPTGGLGIGIDRLVMLLTDCPSIRDVIAFPLLRPESRKGEPPSVE from the coding sequence GTGTCTGAGCTGCGCGACACCCGTCTGGAAAAGGCGAGGACATTGGAGGAGCTGGGGCAGGGCCCCTATGCCCTCACCTTTAGCCCCAGCCACCGCATGGCTGAGCTACAGGTGACCCATGCCGATCTCCCCAAGGGGGAAGAGCGGGACGTCAGCGTTTCCGTGGCGGGGCGGGTGATGACCCGCCGGGTGATGGGAAAGTTGGCCTTTTTCACCCTGGCCGATGAGACGGGTTCCATCCAGCTGTTCCTGGAGAAGGCGGGGCTGGAGGCCCAGCAGGAGGGCTGGTTCAAACAGATCACCTCGTTGGTGGACAGTGGCGACTGGCTTGGGGTGAGCGGCACCCTGCGTCGCACTGACCGAGGTGAACTGTCGGTAAAGGTGAGCGACTGGCGCATGCTCACCAAGGCGCTGCAGCCCCTTCCCGACAAGTGGCATGGTCTGGCCGACGTGGAGAAGCGCTACCGCCAGCGTTACCTGGATCTGGTGGTGTCTCCCGACAGCCGGGAGACGTTCCGGCGCCGGGCCCGCCTGGTGAGCGGCATTCGCCGCTGGCTTGATCAACGGGATTTTCTCGAGATCGAGACCCCCGTGTTGCAGAGCGAACCCGGTGGCGCCGACGCGCGACCGTTCGAGACCCATCACAACGCTCTCGATCTGCCCCTCACCCTCCGGATTGCCACCGAGTTACACCTCAAGCGCCTGGTGGTGGGCGGCTTTGAGCGGGTTTATGAACTGGGCCGGATCTTCCGCAATGAAGGGGTTAGCACCCGCCATAACCCCGAGTTCACTTCGGTGGAGATCTATCAGGCCTACAGCGACTACGTCGGGATGATGGAGCTCACCGAGCAGATGGTCAGCGCGGTGTGTGAAGAGGTCTGCGGCACGACCACCATCACCTACCAGGGCACCGAGATCGATCTGGCACCGCCGTGGCGGCGCGCCACCATGCACGAGCTCGTGCAAGACGCGACGGGGCTTGATTTCAATGGCTTCAGCAGTCGGGAGGAGGCGGCCGCGGCGATGACCGCCAAGGGTCTGCATGCACCTGAACTGGCCGACTCGGTGGGCCGTCTGCTCAATGAAGCCTTTGAGCAAGCGGTGGAGACGACCCTGATTCAGCCCACCTTCGTCACCGATTACCCGGTAGAGATTTCGCCCCTGGCCCGGCCCCATCGCAGCAAGCCAGGCCTGGTGGAGCGCTTTGAGTTGTTCATCGTCGGCCGCGAGCACGCCAATGCCTTCAGTGAGCTCACCGATCCTGTGGATCAACGGCAGCGCCTCGAGGCCCAGCAGGCGCGCAAGGCGGCGGGCGACCTGGAAGCGCAGGGGTTGGACGAGGATTTCGTAATGGCCCTGGAGGTGGGCATGCCCCCCACGGGAGGTCTGGGGATCGGCATCGACCGGTTGGTGATGCTGCTCACCGACTGCCCTTCGATTCGGGATGTGATCGCCTTCCCGCTGTTGCGGCCGGAGTCCCGCAAGGGAGAACCACCCTCAGTGGAATAA
- the mreC gene encoding rod shape-determining protein MreC: MAPTLRPGKSRWRGLGQLTPWLLLVVGLLLVRLSKGAGFSDAYALLSRPFWPGPAQREWVTAAADLEERSRLQLLEDDNRRLRGLLELQQQGAADGEVSAAVISRSSRGWWQQLQLGKGSLQGIGQGDAVLGPGGLVGRIASVTPATARVKLLTAPGHEIGVWLPRSRRHGLLVGRGSSRLSLRFIDKDPDVRPGDLVATSPASTLLPPNVPVGVVQSVDEQTVPAPTAVVQLIAAPEAIDWVQVQTR; this comes from the coding sequence ATGGCCCCAACGCTCCGTCCCGGCAAAAGCCGCTGGCGTGGATTGGGGCAGCTCACCCCCTGGCTGCTTCTGGTGGTGGGGCTTCTTCTGGTGCGTCTGAGCAAGGGCGCTGGTTTCAGCGATGCATACGCTCTGCTTAGCCGACCCTTCTGGCCTGGGCCTGCCCAGAGGGAATGGGTGACCGCTGCGGCGGATCTTGAGGAGCGCTCTCGCCTGCAGCTGTTGGAAGACGACAACCGTCGTCTGCGTGGACTGTTGGAGCTCCAGCAACAAGGGGCTGCAGATGGGGAGGTGTCAGCTGCTGTGATCTCCCGCTCGTCGCGGGGTTGGTGGCAGCAACTGCAGTTGGGCAAGGGCTCGCTGCAGGGCATCGGTCAGGGCGATGCGGTTTTGGGTCCAGGTGGTCTGGTGGGGCGTATCGCCAGCGTGACCCCGGCGACGGCGCGGGTGAAATTGCTCACCGCCCCTGGCCATGAGATTGGTGTGTGGCTGCCCCGCAGCCGCCGCCACGGATTGCTGGTGGGCCGCGGCAGCAGTCGCCTCTCGCTTCGTTTCATCGACAAGGATCCTGACGTGCGTCCGGGGGATCTCGTCGCCACGTCGCCGGCCAGCACCCTGTTGCCACCCAACGTTCCGGTGGGGGTGGTCCAGTCGGTGGACGAGCAGACGGTTCCCGCCCCCACGGCGGTGGTGCAGTTGATCGCTGCACCGGAGGCGATCGATTGGGTGCAGGTGCAGACGCGTTGA